A region of Candidatus Terasakiella magnetica DNA encodes the following proteins:
- a CDS encoding COX15/CtaA family protein has product MRLKRERIIGLWLFGVAMMVFFMVVLGGLTRLTGSGLSMVDWKPVTGWLPPLSLEEWQRVFELYKQSPQYEKVNFGMSLEEFRNIFWLEFLHRLWGRIIGLAFGLPLVFFILRGWVSKQMILPLCGLFVLGGAQGVLGWYMVKSGLVDIPEVSQYRLAAHLGFAFVLYAALIWTGLKFYKGKGSLSGLVCSKKSLLLLGLSYVTIFAGALVAGLDAGLTYNTFPLMDGELIPTGLYDQGPWYLNHFENITTVQFQHRVLAIALLVLSIVFYLKNKEIPIVKICALVVCLQAVIGIATLLMVVPISLASLHQAGGLLVFTAFTWLNFEVRS; this is encoded by the coding sequence ATGCGTTTAAAACGTGAGCGCATCATTGGGCTCTGGCTCTTTGGTGTGGCTATGATGGTTTTTTTCATGGTTGTGTTAGGTGGGTTAACCCGCCTGACAGGCTCAGGCCTTTCCATGGTGGATTGGAAGCCTGTGACAGGTTGGTTGCCGCCCCTAAGCCTTGAAGAATGGCAACGTGTTTTTGAGCTCTATAAACAATCGCCTCAGTATGAAAAAGTAAACTTCGGCATGAGCCTTGAAGAATTCAGAAATATCTTCTGGTTAGAATTTCTTCATCGCCTGTGGGGGCGTATTATTGGCCTTGCCTTTGGTCTTCCTCTGGTCTTTTTCATTTTGCGCGGTTGGGTCTCCAAACAAATGATTTTGCCCTTATGTGGCTTGTTTGTTTTAGGCGGCGCACAAGGCGTTCTGGGCTGGTATATGGTTAAAAGCGGTCTCGTGGATATCCCTGAGGTCAGCCAGTATCGCTTGGCAGCCCATCTTGGTTTTGCCTTTGTTTTATATGCGGCATTGATCTGGACGGGTTTGAAATTTTATAAGGGCAAGGGGAGTCTCTCTGGTCTTGTTTGCTCAAAAAAGTCACTTCTGCTTTTGGGCTTAAGTTACGTGACTATTTTTGCTGGTGCACTCGTTGCAGGGCTTGATGCAGGCTTAACTTATAATACATTCCCGCTTATGGATGGGGAGCTTATCCCAACTGGTTTATATGATCAGGGACCTTGGTATTTAAATCATTTTGAAAATATCACCACCGTTCAGTTTCAACACCGGGTCTTGGCCATTGCGTTATTGGTATTGTCGATTGTTTTCTATTTAAAGAATAAAGAGATACCGATTGTGAAAATATGTGCCTTAGTTGTCTGCCTTCAGGCTGTTATCGGTATTGCGACATTGTTGATGGTCGTGCCGATCAGCTTGGCCTCGTTGCATCAGGCTGGCGGCTTATTGGTCTTTACAGCCTTTACATGGTTAAATTTTGAAGTGCGATCTTAA
- a CDS encoding DUF420 domain-containing protein: MEILPILPHFQAILNAVSLILICLAFIAVKSGDKERHKKLMIAALAVSSVFLVSYLYYHAHIGHVPFKGEGGIRTVYFTILFTHILMAAIALVLIIMAVWRALIKQDYTSHKKVARFTFPIWAFVCASGIVVYVMAFHIYTGSA; the protein is encoded by the coding sequence ATGGAAATTTTACCCATTCTTCCCCACTTTCAGGCAATTTTGAATGCGGTCTCGCTCATTCTCATCTGCTTGGCCTTTATTGCGGTTAAATCCGGCGATAAAGAGCGTCACAAAAAACTGATGATCGCCGCCCTTGCTGTCTCATCCGTGTTTTTAGTGTCTTATCTTTATTATCATGCCCATATCGGTCATGTTCCCTTTAAAGGTGAGGGGGGGATAAGAACGGTCTATTTCACCATCTTATTTACCCATATTTTGATGGCAGCGATCGCTTTGGTCTTGATTATCATGGCTGTTTGGCGTGCCTTGATAAAACAGGATTATACCAGCCATAAGAAAGTCGCGCGTTTTACATTCCCTATCTGGGCCTTTGTCTGTGCCTCTGGCATCGTTGTTTATGTCATGGCGTTCCACATTTATACGGGTAGCGCATGA
- a CDS encoding cbb3-type cytochrome c oxidase subunit I produces the protein MTLRQECKAWTLISVGALAIAGIFALLLVLSRTPGVQDILPWPWKSFFHKGLVTHVVFSFVVWFLATMGAIMCLSYAKQVGIDQESQWGKGAVGLAMLGCLGLIIPALFDLGTAELNNYIPVMNHPIYYGGLVLLLAGLVLVTLRQFTLSWQKTNQLSGTQTTGIIYLIAVLCMGLAFFYMPEGLPDPTFNEQLFWGGGHVLQFVNTALLFLAWMVIVKTATGLELMPRKYVYVVFGLLVIFCLPAPAIYFLFDILSQTHRDFYTEMLRYGLPLPSIIVSAFLLIFLLSRASRELDKISRLALWLSLFTYNLGGLYGLMLDGTDTRVPAHYHAVIGGINLAFMVFYHRVILPFISVQVREGKLFTAQYWLYGLGQIMHASGMFLAGSQGVPRKTAGDAQSLDNIEKILSMGLMGIGGLIAVIGGVLFVIMTMKWIIKGGKIYETT, from the coding sequence ATGACCTTACGCCAAGAATGTAAAGCCTGGACGTTAATCTCCGTTGGTGCACTGGCAATTGCGGGTATCTTTGCCCTGCTTTTGGTGCTTTCGCGCACGCCGGGCGTTCAAGATATTTTGCCATGGCCGTGGAAAAGCTTTTTCCATAAAGGGCTTGTGACACATGTTGTGTTTTCATTTGTTGTCTGGTTTTTGGCAACAATGGGCGCGATTATGTGCCTGTCTTATGCAAAACAAGTCGGGATAGACCAAGAAAGCCAATGGGGAAAAGGCGCAGTTGGCCTTGCCATGCTCGGCTGTTTAGGCTTGATCATTCCGGCCTTATTTGATTTGGGCACTGCTGAGCTTAACAACTATATCCCTGTGATGAACCACCCGATCTATTATGGTGGGCTGGTTTTACTCTTGGCTGGTTTGGTGCTTGTGACTTTGCGTCAATTCACACTGTCTTGGCAAAAGACGAACCAGCTTTCAGGCACTCAAACCACTGGGATCATTTATCTTATTGCCGTTTTATGTATGGGGCTGGCCTTTTTCTATATGCCAGAGGGCTTGCCAGACCCAACCTTTAATGAACAGCTTTTTTGGGGTGGGGGGCATGTTTTACAGTTTGTGAATACGGCCCTATTGTTTCTTGCATGGATGGTAATCGTTAAAACCGCTACTGGTTTAGAGCTGATGCCACGTAAATACGTCTATGTGGTGTTTGGCCTGCTTGTTATCTTTTGCCTGCCTGCCCCGGCGATTTATTTTTTGTTTGATATCCTTAGTCAAACACATCGGGATTTCTATACAGAGATGCTGCGATATGGGCTGCCTTTACCGTCCATCATTGTTTCTGCTTTTCTGCTTATCTTCCTACTCTCACGGGCTTCACGAGAGCTTGATAAAATTAGCCGTTTGGCCTTATGGCTATCACTCTTTACCTATAATCTGGGTGGGCTTTATGGCTTAATGCTGGATGGGACTGATACGCGGGTGCCTGCGCATTACCATGCGGTTATTGGTGGGATAAACCTTGCCTTTATGGTTTTTTATCACCGTGTGATACTGCCTTTCATCAGCGTTCAGGTGCGCGAAGGTAAGCTCTTTACAGCCCAATATTGGCTTTATGGTTTAGGCCAAATTATGCATGCCAGTGGCATGTTCCTCGCGGGTAGCCAAGGTGTACCACGCAAAACTGCAGGGGATGCACAAAGTCTTGATAATATAGAAAAAATCCTTTCCATGGGGCTCATGGGGATTGGGGGATTAATTGCGGTTATCGGTGGTGTTCTGTTTGTGATTATGACCATGAAATGGATTATTAAAGGAGGTAAAATCTATGAAACGACTTGA
- the cyoE gene encoding heme o synthase — protein MGGYIQLAKPRIGVMIALTAVTGYLATAQQGEVDLTHLLLLALAMMMGSASSSIFNHFYDRDIDRLMTRTSSRPFAKRQVGSPQLVLWVAASLLIVGCGIATYVFNPIVATHLFLGAFFYGVVYTIWLKRRNWLNIVIGGLAGSFAVLAGAAAVNPDQWLLPMLLAIVLFFWTPSHFWALAMRLKDQYAAAGVPMLPVVVGNVVTARYILINSILLVGSSLLPWFLGELGNIYGVGAVVLGAYLLKCNIDLIKSSDEQTAMTNFFASMKYLGGLFVVVIMDVHLPI, from the coding sequence ATGGGAGGTTACATTCAGCTCGCCAAACCTCGTATTGGCGTAATGATAGCCCTAACCGCTGTGACCGGATATCTGGCAACAGCGCAACAAGGCGAAGTTGATCTTACACATCTTTTATTGCTTGCTCTTGCAATGATGATGGGGTCTGCTTCTTCCAGTATTTTTAATCATTTTTATGATCGAGATATCGATCGTTTAATGACACGTACAAGCTCGCGTCCTTTTGCCAAGCGTCAAGTGGGTAGCCCTCAACTCGTTTTATGGGTTGCGGCTTCGCTTTTGATTGTTGGCTGTGGCATCGCAACGTACGTGTTTAACCCAATCGTTGCGACACATTTGTTCCTCGGCGCCTTCTTTTATGGTGTTGTGTATACAATATGGCTTAAGCGTCGCAACTGGCTGAATATTGTGATCGGTGGTTTAGCCGGTAGCTTTGCCGTTTTGGCAGGGGCTGCGGCTGTTAATCCTGATCAGTGGCTCTTGCCGATGTTATTGGCAATCGTTTTGTTTTTCTGGACGCCGTCCCATTTCTGGGCACTTGCGATGCGTCTTAAAGACCAATATGCCGCCGCAGGTGTGCCCATGCTTCCGGTTGTTGTCGGAAATGTGGTTACCGCACGTTACATCCTGATCAATAGTATTTTGTTGGTCGGGTCATCACTGTTGCCATGGTTCTTGGGGGAACTGGGCAATATCTATGGTGTCGGGGCTGTTGTCCTTGGGGCCTACCTTTTGAAATGTAACATTGATCTGATTAAGTCGTCTGATGAACAGACGGCCATGACCAATTTCTTTGCATCGATGAAGTATTTAGGGGGGCTTTTTGTCGTCGTCATAATGGATGTTCACCTGCCAATTTAG
- a CDS encoding cytochrome c oxidase subunit 3, giving the protein MSADSSHAHEHHWEWSQAPFWVVTGIFFLVPLTFAAYFQYENPLLAAIFAGIGTPMLLAGIAMWVNEGLTVKPLIADVAGVGLPIFIVSEIFIFLSFFATYWMMRLGSESWPPEGTPDFPVALPLIMTVILVASSVTIHVAEEKYEHDDQAGFRKWLMITIGLGVIFVGMTFYEYNHLFSVDFYPDTNAFGTVFFSLTGFHASHVIGGLGIFICVLIPAFKGMTNKTFITCASVYWHFVDVVWFFVVSQIYFW; this is encoded by the coding sequence ATGTCGGCAGACAGTTCACATGCTCACGAGCATCATTGGGAGTGGTCACAAGCACCATTCTGGGTGGTGACAGGCATCTTCTTTCTGGTTCCGCTAACATTTGCGGCCTATTTCCAGTATGAAAACCCGCTGCTTGCAGCGATTTTTGCTGGGATTGGTACACCGATGTTACTCGCAGGTATTGCAATGTGGGTTAACGAAGGTTTGACGGTTAAGCCGTTGATTGCAGACGTTGCCGGGGTCGGACTTCCGATCTTTATCGTATCGGAAATTTTTATTTTCTTATCTTTCTTTGCGACCTATTGGATGATGCGCCTTGGCTCAGAATCCTGGCCGCCAGAAGGTACACCGGATTTTCCGGTAGCATTACCGCTAATTATGACTGTCATTCTTGTGGCATCTTCTGTGACAATTCACGTTGCGGAAGAAAAATACGAGCATGACGACCAAGCGGGTTTCCGTAAGTGGTTGATGATCACCATTGGACTGGGTGTAATTTTCGTAGGAATGACTTTCTATGAATATAATCACCTATTCAGCGTTGATTTCTACCCGGACACGAATGCGTTCGGTACAGTCTTCTTTAGCCTGACCGGTTTCCACGCAAGTCACGTAATCGGTGGACTTGGGATATTTATCTGTGTGTTGATCCCTGCCTTTAAGGGTATGACAAACAAGACATTTATCACTTGTGCGTCTGTTTACTGGCACTTTGTGGATGTGGTTTGGTTCTTTGTCGTTTCACAGATTTATTTCTGGTAA
- a CDS encoding SCO family protein, protein MMRNMVLAFLGFVFVLGLSVEALAAQTFKVPESEIDPEALRINEAKILGLKPKKGFSFLDQDGNAFTFRDRVGKPLVLVMSYYTCDGVCSSVNIELGERLLELENTGRIKPGKDFDVVTVSFDKNDTLETLNKFRKHVGLDKDVADGWTFAVASDADRERIKEFTDHYDYRFFWSSYDRTFYHPTVYMVLSKDMRLSRVLYAHDIEVSDIELAVLESHEGNFKPSEIINYAVSLCYSYSYKDGKYVFNIPMFVAFGSLILGVSALGTSVLAYKRRQRKKEG, encoded by the coding sequence ATGATGCGAAATATGGTTTTAGCATTTCTGGGTTTTGTTTTTGTGTTAGGTCTCTCAGTTGAGGCCTTGGCAGCGCAAACGTTCAAAGTGCCGGAGTCTGAAATCGATCCTGAAGCCTTGAGGATCAATGAAGCAAAAATCCTCGGTTTAAAACCGAAGAAAGGATTTTCGTTTCTAGATCAGGATGGCAATGCCTTCACTTTTAGAGATCGTGTGGGTAAGCCGTTGGTTTTGGTTATGTCCTATTACACTTGCGATGGCGTTTGTTCCTCAGTTAATATTGAACTGGGCGAACGTTTGCTTGAGCTTGAAAATACAGGGCGGATCAAACCGGGTAAGGATTTTGACGTTGTGACCGTATCGTTTGATAAGAATGATACTTTGGAAACACTCAATAAGTTTCGCAAACATGTTGGATTAGATAAAGACGTGGCAGACGGCTGGACATTTGCCGTTGCCAGTGACGCTGATCGTGAAAGAATTAAAGAATTTACGGATCATTATGATTACCGTTTTTTCTGGTCTTCTTATGATCGCACTTTTTATCACCCAACCGTTTATATGGTTCTGTCAAAAGATATGCGATTGAGCCGTGTTTTATACGCCCACGATATTGAAGTCAGTGATATTGAGCTGGCGGTTTTGGAATCCCATGAAGGGAATTTCAAACCCAGTGAGATCATCAATTATGCCGTTTCCCTGTGCTATAGCTATAGCTACAAAGACGGCAAATATGTTTTTAACATCCCCATGTTTGTTGCTTTTGGTTCACTTATCCTTGGGGTAAGTGCGTTGGGAACGTCCGTTCTGGCCTATAAGCGCAGACAACGTAAAAAGGAGGGATAG
- the coxB gene encoding cytochrome c oxidase subunit II, with the protein MRTYFGKAVIALSAMLLALPAFAEEGGYERDPAAGWDHLWTEIIIDITVIGVIFSIAAIYMVWKYRAKSEDEVGTAPKLSKAAAIAWVLIPASLFMADDFFLSAKGWTLWNDYRRIPDEAQEIRVTAYQWYWEFDYGDELVAEELVVKKGQPIVLRMTSEDVLHSLYIPEFRVKEDVMPGRVTYVWFNPKETGEFVHTCTEYCGTAHAEMYTNVRVVEEAEYDQFINQLKEEAKADSKAQNPQS; encoded by the coding sequence ATGAGAACGTATTTCGGGAAAGCCGTTATTGCCTTAAGTGCAATGTTATTGGCCCTACCTGCGTTCGCAGAAGAGGGGGGTTACGAGCGTGACCCTGCTGCCGGTTGGGATCATCTATGGACAGAAATCATCATAGATATCACCGTAATCGGTGTAATTTTTAGTATCGCAGCGATTTACATGGTGTGGAAATACCGTGCAAAAAGCGAAGATGAGGTTGGTACAGCACCAAAATTATCCAAAGCTGCTGCAATTGCATGGGTTTTGATCCCTGCATCTTTGTTCATGGCAGATGATTTCTTCTTATCTGCAAAAGGTTGGACACTTTGGAATGACTATCGTCGTATTCCTGATGAAGCCCAAGAAATTCGCGTAACAGCGTATCAATGGTATTGGGAATTTGATTACGGTGATGAGTTGGTTGCTGAAGAACTTGTTGTGAAAAAAGGACAACCTATTGTTCTTCGTATGACATCTGAAGATGTGTTGCATTCACTTTACATTCCTGAATTCCGTGTGAAAGAGGATGTAATGCCGGGTCGTGTGACGTATGTCTGGTTCAACCCAAAAGAAACGGGTGAATTCGTCCATACATGTACGGAGTACTGTGGGACGGCACATGCCGAGATGTATACAAATGTTCGTGTTGTTGAAGAAGCTGAATACGATCAATTTATTAATCAGCTTAAAGAAGAGGCAAAAGCCGATTCTAAAGCACAGAACCCACAAAGCTAA